One segment of Fusobacterium perfoetens DNA contains the following:
- a CDS encoding MATE family efflux transporter: MTKQEIEFREGKLLPMLIKFSIPSTISALTIIIYNVTDRYFIGQAVGRNGIGAIAVIFPIILLFNATAMLFSIGGAALAGIKMGREDISGARKVLGASMFAVIALGAFYTFIGMIFQIPIIKFMGAGENNLKYAVEYNMYFFPSIIFQLIFNSFCAFVRLEGNPIMSMIINLSSAFANMILDYLLVMVIPLGMKGAAIATSIANIIPAILLIIYFSKSKLLKLERKYIKFNWKILKGISSIGISAFLNQFFNGLYVYVLNIQLVRYGGEIALAAMGIMSILRNFINTSYVGLNQGRQPILSYNWGARNYKRVKDTFYASVSITAIASVILVSFIVFKAPFMAGFFVKNDPELIQYTVKGIHVHLGMMISTAVYLSCTNYFQAVGKGYITSRFIFLRLMILSIPLAFILPLKLGVAGALLSFPIADTTAAIIAVYVMKKEIKNLNYRQTIEEEKKKRGIRR; this comes from the coding sequence ATGACAAAACAAGAAATAGAATTCAGAGAAGGAAAACTTCTTCCAATGTTAATAAAATTTTCTATTCCTTCCACAATATCAGCACTTACTATAATTATCTACAATGTAACAGACAGATACTTTATAGGTCAGGCTGTTGGAAGAAATGGAATAGGTGCTATAGCTGTAATTTTTCCTATTATTCTTTTATTTAATGCAACAGCTATGCTTTTTAGTATTGGTGGAGCTGCTCTTGCTGGAATAAAAATGGGACGGGAAGATATTTCTGGAGCAAGAAAAGTTTTAGGAGCTTCAATGTTTGCTGTAATTGCACTTGGAGCTTTTTATACATTTATTGGAATGATTTTTCAAATTCCAATAATTAAATTTATGGGAGCTGGAGAAAATAATCTGAAATATGCTGTTGAGTATAATATGTATTTTTTTCCTTCAATAATTTTTCAGCTTATTTTTAACTCTTTTTGTGCTTTTGTTCGTCTTGAAGGCAATCCTATTATGTCCATGATTATAAATCTATCCTCTGCTTTCGCTAATATGATTTTAGACTATCTTTTGGTTATGGTTATACCTTTAGGAATGAAAGGAGCTGCAATTGCTACTTCTATAGCAAATATAATTCCAGCCATCCTTCTTATTATATATTTTTCAAAAAGTAAACTTTTAAAACTTGAACGAAAATATATAAAATTTAATTGGAAAATATTAAAAGGAATATCATCTATAGGAATTTCTGCTTTTTTAAATCAATTTTTTAATGGTCTATATGTATATGTTCTAAATATTCAACTTGTTCGTTATGGTGGAGAAATAGCTCTTGCTGCAATGGGAATAATGTCTATTTTAAGAAACTTTATAAATACAAGTTATGTAGGACTTAACCAAGGACGGCAGCCTATTCTTTCATATAACTGGGGAGCAAGAAATTATAAAAGAGTAAAAGATACATTTTATGCCTCTGTTTCTATTACAGCAATAGCTTCTGTAATCCTTGTAAGCTTTATTGTTTTTAAAGCACCATTTATGGCTGGATTTTTTGTAAAAAATGATCCAGAACTTATACAGTATACTGTTAAAGGAATTCATGTACATCTTGGAATGATGATAAGTACAGCTGTCTATCTTTCATGTACAAACTATTTTCAAGCAGTAGGAAAAGGATATATAACATCAAGGTTTATTTTTTTAAGATTAATGATATTATCAATACCACTTGCATTTATTCTTCCTCTAAAATTAGGAGTAGCAGGAGCACTTTTAAGTTTTCCTATAGCTGATACAACAGCTGCAATAATTGCAGTTTATGTTATGAAAAAAGAAATTAAAAATCTTAATTATAGACAAACTATAGAAGAAGAAAAAAAGAAAAGAGGAATAAGAAGATAG
- a CDS encoding Cof-type HAD-IIB family hydrolase, which produces MVKSIFFDIDGTLISFKTHKMPESTRKALNELRKKGVKLFIATGRSPFAIPSIRHILDFEFDGYVMLNGQYCLIDNKIIRDEPLPMESFKSILPYMEKNKIACEFLEIDYTYSNLINDRVIELRKFLGNTVSNFPLEDSSRAESKKTYQLCAYVKENEEKEFFENMPGCRGVRWNSLFIDVIPENGGKGEGIKAMLKYLKISEEEVMAFGDGGNDIEMLQSVKYGIAMGNAGENVKEAALYVTKDVDEDGIYSALVYYNVL; this is translated from the coding sequence ATGGTAAAATCTATTTTTTTTGATATTGATGGAACACTTATAAGCTTTAAAACTCATAAAATGCCTGAGAGCACAAGAAAAGCATTAAATGAATTAAGAAAAAAGGGAGTGAAACTTTTTATTGCAACAGGAAGATCTCCCTTTGCTATTCCTAGCATAAGACATATATTAGATTTTGAATTTGATGGATATGTTATGCTTAATGGACAATACTGCCTTATAGATAATAAAATAATCCGTGATGAACCTCTTCCTATGGAATCTTTTAAATCAATTCTTCCTTATATGGAGAAAAATAAAATTGCTTGTGAATTTTTAGAGATTGATTATACATATTCAAACTTAATTAATGACAGAGTAATTGAACTTAGAAAATTTCTTGGAAATACAGTTTCAAATTTTCCTTTAGAAGATTCTTCTCGTGCTGAGAGTAAAAAAACATACCAGCTATGTGCATATGTAAAAGAAAATGAAGAAAAAGAATTTTTTGAAAATATGCCCGGATGCAGAGGTGTAAGATGGAATTCTCTTTTTATTGATGTAATTCCTGAAAATGGAGGAAAAGGAGAAGGGATAAAAGCAATGCTTAAGTATCTTAAAATCTCAGAAGAAGAAGTTATGGCTTTTGGAGATGGAGGAAATGATATTGAAATGCTTCAATCTGTAAAATATGGAATTGCAATGGGAAATGCAGGGGAGAATGTAAAAGAAGCTGCTCTTTATGTTACAAAAGATGTAGATGAGGATGGAATTTATTCTGCCCTTGTTTATTACAATGTTTTATAA